The Anolis carolinensis isolate JA03-04 chromosome 2, rAnoCar3.1.pri, whole genome shotgun sequence genome has a window encoding:
- the diras2 gene encoding GTP-binding protein Di-Ras2 gives MPEQSNDYRVVVFGAGGVGKSSLVLRFVKGTFRDSYIPTIEDTYRQVISCDKSICTLQITDTTGSHQFPAMQRLSISKGHAFILVYSVTSRQSLEELKPIYEQICQIKGDIDSIPIMLVGNKNDEDHNREVQTPDGEAMAKKWKCAFMETSAKTNHNVKELFQELLNLEKRRTVSLQIDGKKSKQQKRKEKLKGKCVVM, from the coding sequence ATGCCTGAACAAAGCAATGATTACAGGGTGGTGGTATTTGGAGCAGGAGGAGTTGGCAAGAGTTCACTGGTCCTGAGGTTTGTGAAAGGAACATTCAGAGACAGTTACATCCCAACAATTGAAGACACATACAGGCAGGTGATCAGCTGTGATAAGAGCATATGTACTTTGCAGATTACTGACACAACAGGCAGCCAtcaattccctgccatgcagcGTTTATCTATTTCCAAAGGACACGCTTTCATTTTGGTCTATTCTGTCACAAGCCGGCAGTCCTTGGAGGAACTCAAACCTATCTATGAACAGATATGTCAGATTAAAGGGGATATAGACAGCATTCCCATCATGCTGGTGGGAAATAAGAATGATGAGGACCACAACCGAGAGGTGCAGACACCTGATGGAGAAGCCATGGCCAAGAAGTGGAAGTGTGCCTTTATGGAGACCTCTGCAAAGACAAATCACAATGTGAAGGAGTTGTTCCAAGAGCTACTGAACCTGGAGAAACGTCGGACTGTAAGTTTACAGATCGATGGCAAAAAAAGTaagcagcagaaaagaaaagagaagctgAAAGGCAAGTGTGTCGTCATGTGA